One Rhododendron vialii isolate Sample 1 chromosome 2a, ASM3025357v1 genomic region harbors:
- the LOC131315498 gene encoding 1-aminocyclopropane-1-carboxylate oxidase homolog 1-like, which yields MVSTAESPIPTSYDRESELKAFDATKLGVKGLVDSGISQVPRIFIRTPENSQNPPNQAKTQFSFPVVDLHNVQKDPIRHKEVLEKVREAAETWGFFQVVSHGLSESEIEEMLEGVHGFFGQENEVRKQWYTRDLNRPFLYNSNFDLYGAPATNWRDTFNCSVAPMAPNPEDLPPPCRHILLEYSKKIQNLGNTLFELLSEALGLKPNHLKEMECTEGLVILGHYYPECPQPELTMGTSPHADDDFLTVLLQDHIGGLQVLHQNQWVDVPPTPGALVVNIGDLLQLVSNDKFKSVEHRVLANRVGPRVSVAFFFTTGRMAPSRLYGPIKELLSEENPPKYRETTTAEYSSYLMAKGLGGTPALLNFRL from the exons atggtTAGCACTGCAGAATCTCCAATTCCAACAAGCTACGACAGAGAAAGTGAATTAAAGGCCTTTGACGCCACAAAACTTGGCGTCAAAGGCCTGGTGGATTCCGGAATTTCCCAAGTACCACGGATTTTCATCCGAACACCAGAAAATTCCCAAAACCCGCCAAATCAGGCCAAAACCCAGTTCAGCTTTCCGGTCGTAGACCTTCATAACGTCCAAAAGGATCCGATCAGACACAAGGAGGTGTTGGAAAAAGTCCGGGAGGCGGCGGAGACTTGGGGTTTTTTCCAAGTGGTGAGTCATGGGTTGAGTGAGAGTGAGATAGAGGAGATGCTGGAGGGAGTTCATGGGTTTTTTGGACAAGAAAATGAGGTGAGAAAACAGTGGTACACAAGGGATTTGAACAGGCCATTTTTGTACAACAGTAATTTTGACTTGTATGGTGCTCCGGCGACGAATTGGAGGGATACTTTTAATTGCAGTGTGGCTCCTATGGCTCCTAATCCAGAGGATTTGCCACCACCTTGCAG ACACATTCTACTGGAGTACTCCAAGAAAATCCAGAACTTAGGCAACACACTGTTTGAGTTACTGTCAGAGGCTCTTGGGCTCAAGCCAAACCACCTCAAAGAAATGGAGTGCACTGAAGGTCTTGTTATATTGGGCCATTACTACCCAGAATGCCCCCAGCCAGAGCTGACAATGGGCACAAGCCCACATGCTGATGATGACTTCCTCACTGTGCTGTTGCAAGATCATATTGGGGGACTCCAAGTTCTTCACCAGAATCAGTGGGTTGATGTCCCCCCGACCCCTGGTGCTCTGGTGGTCAACATTGGTGATCTTCTACAG CTTGTGTCAAAcgacaagttcaaaagcgtTGAGCACAGAGTTCTAGCAAACCGCGTCGGTCCAAGAGTGTCAGTGGCATTCTTTTTCACCACAGGAAGGATGGCCCCTTCAAGGTTGTATGGACCCATTAAGGAGTTGTTATCAGAAGAGAATCCCCCAAAGTACAGGGAAACTACAACAGCAGAGTATTCATCCTACTTGATGGCCAAAGGACTTGGTGGAACTCCTGCACTGTTGAATTTCAGGCTCTAA
- the LOC131315500 gene encoding transcription factor bHLH104-like isoform X2, with the protein MDPFDGTSWDLLDYIVDDVPSTDLYWGSQSADVQADFSLTEPMLQDEDCIEKECPKKRFVELSSLLEPGRPPKNDKLAILGDAIRVVNQLRAESQESKETNEKLVEEIKSLKAEKNELREEKVVLKEDKERIEQQLKAMTVSPPGFLPAPHPAAAYHAAANKMAVFPSYGYVPMWQYLPPNVLDTTQDRELRPPAA; encoded by the exons ATGGACCCGTTTGATGGTACCAGTTGGGATCTTCTCGATTATATCGTCGACGATGTTCCATCGACCGATCTCTATTGGGGAAGCCAAAG TGCTGATGTGCAAGCTGATTTTTCACTTACTGAGCCAATGCTACAAGATGAGGATTGTATAGAGAAAGAATGCCCAAAGAAAAG GTTTGTAGAGTTGAGCTCCTTATTGGAACCTGGGAGACCTCCCAAAAATGACAAGTTGGCCATACTTGGGGACGCCATCCGAGTTGTGAACCAGCTGCGAGCTGAATCTCAAGAATCCAAAGAGACAAATGAGAAACTTGTAGAAGAGATAAAAAGTTTAAAG GCCGAGAAGAATGAACTTCGTGAAGAGAAAGTGGTGCTGAAGGAGGACAAAGAAAGGATAGAGCAGCAGCTGAAAGCTATGACTGTCTCACCTCCTGGGTTTTTGCCAGCCCCTCATCCAGCAGCGGCATATCATGCTGCGGCAAACAAGATGGCTGTTTTCCCCAGCTATGGATATGTTCCGATGTGGCAATATCTACCGCCAAATGTTCTTGACACAACACAGGATCGAGAACTCAGGCCTCCTGCTGCTTAG
- the LOC131315501 gene encoding CASP-like protein 5B3 codes for MKDFAGTPGTITGLVLRVSQCLFAAGSIASMATTNNFFSITAFCYLIASMGLQIIWCSGLAFLDAYALAKKKVLHNHVLVSLFVVGDWVTATLSLAAASASAGVTMLYFADVANCRLGHECLKYQISVAFAFLSWITIALSSLIMFWLLAAG; via the exons atgaaggATTTCGCGGGCACTCCAGGGACTATTACTGGGCTTGTCCTTAGGGTTTCTCAGTGTTTGTTTGCAGCAGGTTCAATTGCTTCTATGGCTACTACCAACAACTTCTTCAGTATCACAGCCTTCTG TTACTTGATTGCTTCAATGGGTTTGCAAATCATTTGGTGTTCTGGACTTGCGTTCTTGGATGCATATGCCTTGGCAAAGAAGAAGGTGCTCCACAATCATGTCCTCGTCAGCCTCTTCGTCGTTGGAGACTGG gttACAGCAACACTATCCCTCGCTGCCGCTTCTGCTTCAGCCGGTGTGACGATGCTGTACTTTGCTGATGTGGCAAACTGCAGATTAGGACACGAATGCCTTAAGTACCAAATTTCGGTTGCTTTTGCATTTTTGAGCTGGATAACAATAGCCTTGTCATCCCTAATTATGTTTTGGCTTTTGGCTGCTGGATAG
- the LOC131315499 gene encoding 1-aminocyclopropane-1-carboxylate oxidase homolog 1-like, translated as MVTTAEPLIPTNYDRESELNAFDATKLGVKGLVDSGISQVPRIFVRTPGKSENPPNQAKTQFSFPVIDLHDVQKDPIRHKEVLEKVREAAETWGFFQVVSHGVSESVMEEMLEGVHGFFGQENEVRKQWYARNLKRPFAYNSNFDLYSAPATNWRDTFYCSVAPMAPNPEDLPPPCRHILLEYSKEIQSLGNTLFELLAEGLGLNPNHLKEMGCTEGLVILGHCYPECPQPELTMGTSQHADDDFLTVLLQDHIGGLQVLHQNQWVDVPPTPGALVVNIGDLLQLVSNDKFKSVEHRVLANRVGPRVSVASFFTPRRMAPPRVYGPIKELSSEENPPKYRETTAAEYSSYLMAKGLDGTPALLNFRL; from the exons ATGGTTACCACTGCAGAACCTCTAATTCCAACAAACTACGACAGAGAAAGTGAATTAAACGCCTTCGACGCCACAAAGCTTGGCGTCAAAGGCCTAGTGGATTCCGGAATTTCCCAAGTACCACGGATTTTCGTCCGAACACCAGGAAAATCCGAAAACCCACCAAATCAGGCCAAAACCCAGTTCAGCTTTCCAGTCATAGACCTTCATGACGTCCAAAAAGATCCAATCAGGCACAAGGAGGTGTTGGAAAAAGTCCGGGAGGCAGCGGAGACGTGGGGTTTTTTCCAAGTGGTGAGTCATGGGGTGAGTGAGAGTGTGATGGAGGAGATGCTGGAGGGAGTTCATGGGTTTTTTGGACAAGAAAATGAGGTGAGAAAACAGTGGTACGCAAGGAATTTGAAGAGGCCATTTGCTTACAACAGTAATTTTGACTTGTACAGTGCTCCGGCGACGAATTGGAGGGATACTTTTTACTGCAGTGTGGCTCCTATGGCTCCTAATCCAGAGGATTTGCCACCACCTTGCAG ACACATTCTCTTGGAGTACTCCAAGGAAATCCAGAGCTTAGGCAACACACTGTTTGAGTTACTGGCAGAGGGTCTTGGGCTCAACCCAAACCACCTCAAAGAAATGGGGTGCACTGAAGGTCTTGTTATATTAGGCCATTGCTACCCAGAATGCCCCCAGCCAGAGTTGACAATGGGCACAAGCCAACATGCTGATGATGACTTCCTCACTGTGCTGTTGCAAGATCATATTGGGGGACTCCAAGTTCTTCACCAGAATCAGTGGGTTGATGTCCCCCCTACCCCTGGTGCTCTGGTGGTCAACATTGGTGATCTTCTACAG CTTGTGTCAAAcgacaagttcaaaagcgtTGAGCATAGAGTTCTAGCAAACCGCGTCGGTCCAAGAGTGTCAGTGGCATCCTTTTTCACCCCAAGAAGGATGGCCCCGCCAAGGGTGTATGGACCCATTAAGGAGTTGTCATCAGAAGAGAATCCCCCAAAGTACCGGGAAACTACAGCAGCAGAATATTCATCCTACTTGATGGCCAAGGGACTTGATGGAACTCCTGCACTGTTGAATTTCAGGCTCTAA
- the LOC131315502 gene encoding electron transfer flavoprotein subunit beta, mitochondrial: MKIMVAIKRVVDYAVKIRVKPDKTGVETTNVKMSMNPFCEIALEEALRIRESGRASEVVAVSMGPQQCVDTLRTGLAMGADRGIHVETKETLYPLSVAKLLRALVEVEKPQILILGKQAIDDDCNQTGQMLAGLLNWPQGTFASKVVLDKEKQEVTVDREVDGGLETLCLDLPAVITTDLRLNQPRYATLPNIMKAKSKVIKKYTPKELNVEIKSDLQIIQVTEPPKRKSGVMVSSVDELIDKLKNEARVI; the protein is encoded by the exons atgaagataatgGTAGCCATAAAGCGGGTGGTCGACTACGCCGTCAAGATCCGCGTCAAACCCGACAAG ACCGGCGTCGAGACCACAAACGTAAAGATGTCGATGAACCCGTTCTGCGAAATAGCCTTGGAGGAGGCGCTCCGGATCCGGGAGTCGGGTCGGGCGTCGGAGGTGGTCGCCGTCAGCATGGGCCCGCAGCAGTGCGTCGATACTCTGCGCACGGGACTTGCCATGGGCGCCGACAGGGGGATACACGTGGAGACGAAGGAGACGCTCTACCCGCTCTCGGTTGCCAAGCTGCTTAGGGCCCTGGTCGAGGTCGAGAAACCCCAGATTCTTATCCTCGGAAAACAG GCCATCGATGATGATTGCAATCAAACAGGCCAAATGTTGGCAGGGCTTCTCAACTGGCCGCAAGGGACTTTTGCTTCCAAG GTTGTGCTggacaaagaaaaacaagaagtgACAGTGGACAGAGAGGTGGATGGTGGcctggagaccttgtgcttagATTTACCTGCAGTAATCAC GACTGATCTGAGATTAAACCAACCAAGGTACGCGACACTCCCAAACATAATGAAAGCAAAATCGAAGGTCATTAAGAAATATACTCCCAAGGAGTTGAATGTGGAAATCAAATCCGACTTGCAGATCATTCAAGTTACTGAACCACCCAAGAGAAAATCAGGGGTTATGGTTTCTTCTGTGGATGAGTTGATTGACAAGCTGAAAAATGAAGCTCGCGTCATCTGA
- the LOC131315500 gene encoding transcription factor bHLH104-like isoform X1, protein MDPFDGTSWDLLDYIVDDVPSTDLYWGSQSADVQADFSLTEPMLQDEDCIEKECPKKRARNISCSRLGTKACRERLRREKLNERFVELSSLLEPGRPPKNDKLAILGDAIRVVNQLRAESQESKETNEKLVEEIKSLKAEKNELREEKVVLKEDKERIEQQLKAMTVSPPGFLPAPHPAAAYHAAANKMAVFPSYGYVPMWQYLPPNVLDTTQDRELRPPAA, encoded by the exons ATGGACCCGTTTGATGGTACCAGTTGGGATCTTCTCGATTATATCGTCGACGATGTTCCATCGACCGATCTCTATTGGGGAAGCCAAAG TGCTGATGTGCAAGCTGATTTTTCACTTACTGAGCCAATGCTACAAGATGAGGATTGTATAGAGAAAGAATGCCCAAAGAAAAG AGCACGGAATATTTCATGTAGCAGATTGGGGACGAAAGCCTGTCGTGAGAGATTACGGAGAGAAAAATTGAACGAGAG GTTTGTAGAGTTGAGCTCCTTATTGGAACCTGGGAGACCTCCCAAAAATGACAAGTTGGCCATACTTGGGGACGCCATCCGAGTTGTGAACCAGCTGCGAGCTGAATCTCAAGAATCCAAAGAGACAAATGAGAAACTTGTAGAAGAGATAAAAAGTTTAAAG GCCGAGAAGAATGAACTTCGTGAAGAGAAAGTGGTGCTGAAGGAGGACAAAGAAAGGATAGAGCAGCAGCTGAAAGCTATGACTGTCTCACCTCCTGGGTTTTTGCCAGCCCCTCATCCAGCAGCGGCATATCATGCTGCGGCAAACAAGATGGCTGTTTTCCCCAGCTATGGATATGTTCCGATGTGGCAATATCTACCGCCAAATGTTCTTGACACAACACAGGATCGAGAACTCAGGCCTCCTGCTGCTTAG